From Saccharomyces kudriavzevii IFO 1802 strain IFO1802 genome assembly, chromosome: 13, a single genomic window includes:
- the SKY1 gene encoding serine/threonine protein kinase SKY1 (similar to Saccharomyces cerevisiae SKY1 (YMR216C); ancestral locus Anc_8.732), whose protein sequence is MGSSINYPGFVTKSTHLASSGANASISCEEAASSQETKKNFFQRDYNTMKKAPTPTKSKLSLALQTSKVSSSASGTVPESIPPETKDISTNSVKKQQGDGIESPVSVQSESGSRSDSDSDSDSDSDSSMSSCDERNEESLKDYRPGGYHPAFKGEPYKDSRYILVRKLGWGHFSTVWLAKDTINNTHVAMKIVRSDKVYTEAAEDEIKLLQRVNDADNTKDDSMGANHILKLLDHFNHKGPNGVHVVMVFEVLGENLLALIKKYEHRGIPLIYVKQISKQLLLGLDYMHRRCGIIHTDIKPENILMEIGDVEGIVQMVEALDKQKREAKRLQRHVSRSSDATANDSSDEKWAECQTSVPPVSNSNSKSRSTEKDLSKRTCFRRPRRHTIITGSQPLPSPISSSNFFEMRSHFCGSNHNSFSSVSGNRNIASSVNTSSINNCVGAKNNSNFLNSMPHSVTRMFINESNNNSDSNNTNSNDNNDDNNNNNNNNNNNNTKKNNNNDYNTNNDNDNDNNDDDITNTPLHEEQLADSLSTFDISNISQTSDTNAAYISNITDSNSNISSNTGSPENLIQIKIADLGNACWYDEHYTNSIQTREYRAPEVLLGAPWGCGADIWSTACLIFELITGDFLFEPDEGHSYTKDDDHIAQIIELLGELPSYLLRNGKYTRTFFNSRGLLRNISKLKFWPLKDVLSEKYKFPKDEAKEISDFLSPMLQLDPRKRADAGGLVNHPWLKDTLGMEGIQVHDRELYGSGCDLPGWFEEVRDHKGH, encoded by the coding sequence ATGGGTTCATCAATTAATTATCCCGGGTTTGTAACTAAGAGCACTCATTTGGCTAGTTCTGGTGCGAACGCAAGCATTTCATGCGAGGAGGCAGCAAGCTCACAggaaacgaaaaagaatttctttcagAGAGATTATAACACAATGAAGAAGGCGCCCACTCCGACAAAATCTAAGCTTTCCTTGGCTCTGCAGACTTCTAAAGTATCATCTAGTGCCAGCGGGACAGTGCCGGAAAGTATTCCCCCGGAGACAAAAGATATTTCTACTAATAGCGTGAAGAAGCAACAAGGTGACGGCATAGAGTCACCTGTATCGGTTCAATCGGAGTCAGGCTCGCGTTCAGACTCAGACTCAGACTCGGACTCAGATTCGGATTCCTCCATGTCATCTTGTGATGAAAGAAACGAAGAGTCTTTGAAGGATTACAGGCCGGGCGGGTACCACCCCGCGTTTAAAGGCGAGCCCTACAAGGATTCACGCTATATTTTAGTCAGAAAACTAGGATGGGGCCACTTTTCCACTGTTTGGTTGGCCAAGGATACGATAAACAACACACATGTTGCCATGAAGATTGTTCGAAGTGATAAGGTTTATACTGAAGCAGCAGAAGACGAAATCAAACTCTTGCAGAGAGTGAATGATGCTGATAACACAAAAGATGATTCAATGGGAGCGAATCATATTTTGAAGCTTTTGGATCATTTCAATCATAAAGGACCCAATGGCGTCCATGTGGTCATGGTGTTTGAAGTCCTTGGTGAAAATCTGTTAGCtttgatcaagaaatatGAACATAGGGGCATTCCCTTAATTTATGTcaaacaaatttcaaagcagTTACTGCTTGGACTAGATTATATGCATAGGCGGTGTGGTATCATACACACGGATATCAAACCGGAAAACATATTGATGGAGATTGGAGATGTGGAAGGTATCGTTCAAATGGTCGAGGCGCTGGATAAACAGAAGCGAGAAGCGAAAAGACTGCAAAGACACGTTTCACGATCATCGGATGCTACCGCAAACGACAGTAGCGATGAGAAATGGGCCGAATGTCAAACTAGTGTGCCTCCTGTCTCAAACTCGAATTCCAAATCTCGTTCTACGGAGAAGGACTTGTCTAAAAGAACGTGCTTTAGAAGGCCAAGGCGGCATACAATCATCACCGGGTCGCAGCCATTACCTTCCCCGATCAGctcttcaaatttttttgaaatgagATCGCACTTTTGTGGCAGTAATCATAATAGCTTTTCATCCGTATCTGGGAATAGAAACATAGCATCTTCCGTCAATACTAGCAGTATTAATAACTGCGTCGGCGCAAAAAATAACAGCAATTTTCTCAATTCAATGCCACATTCTGTCACCAGAATGTTCATAAATGAAAGCAATAACAATAGCGACAGTAATAATACCAATAGCAATGACAACAATGacgataataataataataataataataataataataataatactaaaaaaaataataataatgattatAATaccaataatgataatgataatgataataatgacgATGATATAACTAACACTCCATTGCATGAAGAGCAGCTGGCAGACTCTTTATCTACATTTGATATTTCTAACATATCACAGACCTCCGATACAAACGCTGCATACATTTCTAATATCACTGATTCGAATTCGAATATCAGCTCTAATACCGGTTCCCCGGAAAACTtgattcaaatcaaaattgcTGATTTAGGTAACGCTTGTTGGTACGATGAACACTACACTAATTCTATTCAGACAAGAGAATATCGAGCTCCAGAAGTACTATTGGGGGCTCCATGGGGTTGCGGTGCAGATATCTGGTCTACTGCGTGTCTAATTTTCGAATTGATCACTGgcgattttcttttcgaaCCTGACGAAGGCCATTCTTACACCAAGGACGATGACCACATTGCTCAAATCATTGAATTACTAGGAGAGTTACCATCGTATCTTTTGAGGAACGGCAAATACACAagaacttttttcaattcaagAGGGCTTTTAAGAAATATTTcgaaattgaaattctgGCCTTTGAAAGATGTCTTAAGCGAAAAGTATAAATTTCCCAAGGATGAAGCAAAGGAAATATCAGATTTTTTATCACCAATGTTACAGCTAGACCCAAGGAAAAGAGCCGACGCAGGAGGTTTAGTTAATCACCCCTGGCTGAAGGATACTTTGGGAATGGAAGGCATTCAGGTACATGATAGGGAGTTGTATGGTAGCGGTTGTGACCTTCCTGGATGGTTTGAGGAGGTTCGCGATCATAAAGgacattga
- the SCJ1 gene encoding Scj1p (similar to Saccharomyces cerevisiae SCJ1 (YMR214W); ancestral locus Anc_8.730), with translation MVARFYIRLILSLLLLPLILAQDYYAILEIDKGASEKEIKSAYRQLSKKFHPDKNAGSEEAHQKFIEVGEAYDVLSDPEKKKIYDQFGAEAVKNGGDGAGGPGAGGFHDPFDIFERMFQGGHGGTGGGFGQRQRQRGPMIKVQEKLSLKQFYSGSSIEFTLSLNDECDVCHGSGSADGKLAQCPDCQGRGVIIQVLRMGIMTQQIQQMCGRCGGTGQVIKNECKTCHGNKVTKRNKFFHVDVPPGAPRNYMDTRAGEAEKGPDFDAGDLVIEFKEKDSENMGYRRRGDNLYRTEVLSIEEALYGGWERTIEFLDENKPVKLSRPAYVGVSNGEIEVMKGFGMPKGGKGYGDLYIDYVVIMPKTLKREQTLLKDEL, from the coding sequence ATGGTCGCAAGGTTCTACATACGCTTGATATTATCTTTACTACTTTTGCCCCTGATTCTGGCGCAGGATTACTATGCAATACTGGAAATAGACAAAGGTGCGTCCGAGAAGGAGATCAAATCTGCATACAGACAATTGTCCAAGAAATTCCATCCGGATAAGAACGCTGGGAGTGAGGAGGCCCACCAGAAGTTCATTGAAGTGGGTGAGGCCTACGATGTGTTGAGTGACcctgaaaagaagaagatttatGACCAATTCGGTGCAGAGGCTGTAAAGAACGGCGGCGACGGTGCAGGTGGCCCCGGTGCAGGTGGATTCCATGATCCGTTCGACATATTTGAGCGTATGTTCCAAGGTGGCCATGGTGGTACCGGCGGTGGGTTTGGCCAGAGACAGAGGCAACGTGGCCCCATGATCAAGGTCCAGGAAAAACTGTCTTTAAAGCAGTTTTATTCTGGTTCCTCGATTGAGTTCACCTTGAGTTTGAACGACGAATGTGATGTTTGTCACGGTAGTGGCTCCGCCGATGGTAAATTGGCGCAATGTCCCGATTGTCAAGGTCGTGGTGTCATAATACAAGTCCTGCGCATGGGTATTATGACACAGCAGATCCAGCAGATGTGTGGCAGATGTGGTGGTACAGGACAGGTAATCAAGAACGAGTGTAAGACGTGTCACGGTAATAAGGTCACCAAGAGGAACAAGTTCTTCCACGTTGACGTCCCACCGGGCGCACCAAGAAACTACATGGATACAAGGGCCGGTGAGGCTGAAAAGGGTCCAGATTTTGATGCAGGGGACCTGGTCATAgaattcaaggaaaaggaCTCGGAAAACATGGGttacagaagaagaggcGACAATCTGTACAGGACAGAGGTTCTATCCATCGAGGAAGCCCTGTACGGCGGATGGGAAAGAACGATAGAGTTCCTTGACGAAAATAAGCCCGTTAAACTATCCAGACCCGCATACGTAGGGGTCTCCAATGGTGAGATTGAAGTCATGAAAGGGTTTGGTATGCCCAAGGGTGGCAAGGGCTACGGTGATTTGTACATAGATTACGTAGTCATAATGCCGAAGACACTCAAACGTGAGCAAACTCTGCTCAAGGACGAGTTGTAG
- the CEF1 gene encoding Cef1p (similar to Saccharomyces cerevisiae CEF1 (YMR213W); ancestral locus Anc_8.728), with protein sequence MAPVPIYVKGGVWTNVEDQILKAAVQKYGTHQWSKVASLLQKKTARQSELRWNEYLNPNLNFTEFSKQDDARLLDLARELPNQWRTIADMMGRPAQVCIERYNRLLESEDGGDIALGPGLTDLKVGDINPNAETQMARPDNGDLEDEEKEMLAEARARLLNTQGKKATRKIRERMLEESKRIAELQKRRELKQAGINVAIKKPKRKYGTDIDYNEDIVYEQAPMPGLYDTSNEDRQTKKKFEQFERKVNRKGLNGDEGKSSRKSKDRKRKHEKNDYLEERISGESSVLTDDYKKPKLVLSAPGTKGGRLTYKNELESKRQKLIQTQETGAVLTPEALLSHSPTQNDYEGGNIKVEKKMNLRIRKFLMQMFASLPTPKNDFEIVLSEDEEEEKEENTELAEYRKEMENDRVMNEENILMEPASQENTSPVSLVATALPCTALPIPEFKGNPHSIIDDKYNLLVANAINKESHMEPQGIADFLKQVESRMLQVTKAGTPPQIQSELTMPTGEAILESIQSMVESIEQLQDTLKQVQPLEQRNNEFCKLLCHHDLPALIQAQRQYYTDYYVYQQELRTLETRRKRLRGTLHSASLWR encoded by the coding sequence ATGGCTCCGGTGCCAATATATGTGAAGGGGGGTGTGTGGACGAATGTGGAGGACCAGATTCTTAAAGCAGCCGTACAGAAATATGGAACTCATCAGTGGAGCAAAGTGGCATCCCTTTTGCAGAAGAAAACTGCCAGACAAAGTGAACTAAGATGGAATGAATATCTAAACCCAAACTTGAACTTCACAGAGTTTTCCAAGCAAGATGACGCTAGGCTTTTGGATCTCGCAAGGGAACTACCTAATCAATGGAGAACCATTGCTGATATGATGGGCAGGCCTGCACAGGTCTGCATCGAGAGGTATAATCGGCTTCTGGAAAGTGAGGACGGCGGCGACATTGCATTGGGCCCAGGATTGACTGATTTGAAAGTTGGGGACATCAATCCCAACGCGGAGACTCAAATGGCTCGACCCGATAACGGCGATTTGGAAGACGAGGAGAAGGAGATGCTCGCTGAGGCCAGGGCCCGTCTGTTAAACACTCAAGGTAAGAAGGCCACAAGAAAGATCAGAGAGCGCATGCTTGAAGAATCGAAACGTATTGCTGAGttacaaaaaagaagagaattgAAACAAGCTGGGATAAATGTTGCTAtaaagaaaccaaaaagaaagtatgGTACAGACATCGACTACAATGAAGATATAGTATACGAACAGGCTCCCATGCCGGGGCTATACGACACTTCCAATGAAGACCGTCagacaaagaagaaatttgagCAGTTTGAGAGGAAGGTCAACAGAAAAGGTTTGAATGGTGATGAGGGCAAGTCAAGTAGGAAATCTAAGGataggaaaagaaaacacgAGAAGAACGACTACCTAGAAGAGCGTATATCGGGTGAGTCCAGTGTCTTGACGGATGACTACAAAAAACCAAAGCTTGTACTGTCTGCTCCGGGGACGAAAGGGGGAAGGCTAACGTATAAAAATGAACTGGAAAGCAAAAGGCAAAAGCTTATCCAGACACAAGAAACAGGCGCTGTGCTGACACCGGAGGCACTGCTCTCCCACAGCCCCACACAAAACGACTATGAAGGTGGTAACATAAAGGtcgaaaagaagatgaactTACGCATACGAAAGTTTCTAATGCAAATGTTCGCGTCTTTACCCACCCCAAAGAACGATTTCGAAATTGTGCTAAGtgaagacgaagaggaGGAGAAGGAGGAGAATACAGAGTTGGCCGAGTACcgaaaagaaatggaaaatgacAGGGTCatgaatgaagaaaacatcCTCATGGAACCCGCGTCCCAAGAAAACACATCGCCTGTGTCTTTGGTAGCCACGGCACTACCATGCACGGCCCTACCCATACCGGAATTCAAAGGAAACCCGCACTCGATAATCGACGACAAGTACAACTTACTGGTGGCAAATGCCATAAACAAGGAATCGCACATGGAACCACAAGGTATCGCCGATTTCCTGAAACAGGTAGAATCGCGTATGCTGCAGGTAACCAAAGCAGGCACCCCCCCTCAAATTCAAAGCGAACTAACAATGCCTACAGGTGAGGCCATTTTAGAATCCATCCAGTCAATGGTAGAGTCCATTGAGCAGCTACAGGACACTTTGAAGCAAGTACAACCCCTGGAACAACGGAACAACGAGTTTTGCAAGCTGCTTTGCCATCACGACTTGCCCGCCCTAATTCAGGCGCAACGCCAGTACTACACCGATTACTACGTTTATCAACAGGAGTTGCGAACCCTCGAAACCCGTAGAAAACGCCTCCGGGGCACGCTGCACTCTGCTTCCCTATGGCGTTAG
- the EFR3 gene encoding Efr3p (similar to Saccharomyces cerevisiae EFR3 (YMR212C); ancestral locus Anc_8.727) → MQLSMRMMFTPKHQKLVNQCYPTGRTTDKKPKSSETSYLLYYVNSRRSKLEKVSTYLIKRSISDLNHRRIGNIAVTLDLMSRIVLHCRENLNVFVKDFLYIMNKVLSNNNFNNDVSVVELVELAFGSICLNLDDVLCNGDMEFVQLYQSFIDLFFKIVAERIHNDDMLLKCCIDISNTNSVSSNPQLNHFVSKSVAYIISKFQERNPKFKTLSLEPAVDSNLGKRLSRTQTRTMGLDKVADGNDDLSVRALQSYFNTTETDKLNLSIRTLLRCLQNTPNKELLEFICNGIPVQLRYIVILLLVRQLNDKDKKVDPIVSLKLMSSLLVSDVSIVGLSVLDVMRKLLNFQLKNATDKEVVEQSCITMTDLNHKTYYAEQTSDMLYELLLKLKSDTINEVENNAVVEDVDFLVERISQPSISLELFIDLAHYMKNHIICLFTIVQTEIPTGFVFSKLYSLLRELDSHGVQKEMMKEIFDKYGKMALLSGLHYFLENFSEPEYTYYLYHLQAANFLKLNDYKSQTEYKMQTKMLFTREDLLSYYSDTGSNKYSKRGAQILMSRDSQISTSDLLSDPQVRTTSLDYRTAPNAILSNNNAISSNKDFAIKQSRFDNSIDDNIDEGNDTVTSDANVKGSIYRFVADDARSWKTMRATAPKVSDLKKTMNERNTLNSVNRDGSVRGSQSVKSRVTNITFLLSELKTFSEDANKIKDPDEENIVGLDKIDVARSNSLRLAPISSLSDRSSIGNRRSLLQKTPVNEDQFDDFKDANEDLHSLSSRGKIFSST, encoded by the coding sequence ATGCAATTGTCTATGCGGATGATGTTCACACCAAAACATCAGAAACTGGTCAATCAATGTTATCCTACAGGAAGAACCACCGATAAGAAGCCCAAGTCTTCAGAAACTTCATATTTGCTATATTATGTTAATTCTAGACGTAgcaaattggaaaaggtCAGTACTTACTTAATTAAACGGTCCATTTCTGACCTAAACCATCGTCGTATAGGAAATATCGCTGTCACATTAGATCTGATGAGTAGAATTGTGCTGCATTGTAGGGAAAATTTGAACGTGTTTGTCAAAGACTTTTTGTACATTATGAACAAAGTTCTTTCGAATAACAATTTCAACAACGATGTATCCGTCGTGGAATTAGTAGAACTAGCATTCGGTAGCATATGTCTGAATTTGGACGACGTCTTGTGCAATGGTGATATGGAATTCGTCCAGTTATATCAAAGTTTTATTGACctattcttcaaaatagtCGCTGAAAGAATTCATAACGATGATATGCTTTTGAAATGTTGTATTGATATATCAAACACAAACAGTGTCTCAAGTAATCCTCAACTGAATCACTTTGTTTCCAAATCTGTTGCGTACATtatttccaaatttcaagaGAGAAATCCCAAATTCAAAACCCTATCATTGGAACCAGCTGTTGACAGTAATTTAGGCAAAAGACTAAGTCGAACACAAACTCGGACAATGGGATTAGATAAAGTTGCCGATGGCAATGATGATCTCTCTGTAAGAGCTTTACAATCTTATTTTAACACGACTGAAACAGATAAATTAAACCTATCCATTCGCACTTTGTTACGTTGTCTGCAAAACACGCCTAATAAGGAGCTGCTAGAATTTATATGTAATGGTATACCCGTTCAGCTTCGATATATCGTTATTCTCCTTTTAGTCAGGCAGCTAAATGACAAGGATAAAAAAGTGGATCCGATCGTTTCTTTAAAATTGATGTCATCATTACTTGTTTCTGATGTCAGTATAGTGGGTTTAAGTGTTCTTGATGTGATGAGGAAGCttttaaattttcagttgaaaaatgcaACTGATAAGGAAGTTGTGGAACAATCTTGTATTACCATGACAGATCTCAATCATAAAACTTATTATGCCGAACAGACTTCAGATATGTTATATGAACTACTGCTAAAGTTGAAAAGTGACACTATTAATGAAGTAGAAAATAATGCAGTTGTGGAAGACGTTGATTTTCTAGTTGAACGTATTTCGCAGCCAAGTATCAGTTTAGAACTGTTCATTGACCTGGCCCATTACATGAAAAATCATATTATATGTTTGTTTACCATTGTGCAAACTGAGATTCCAACTGGATTCGTCTTTTCGAAATTGTATTCATTATTACGTGAACTGGATTCACATGGTgtgcaaaaagaaatgatgaaagagatctttgataaatatgGCAAAATGGCACTACTGTCCGGTTTGCATTATTTCTTGGAGAACTTTTCTGAGCCTGAATATACTTATTATTTGTACCATTTGCAAGCGGCCAACTTCCTTAAACTAAATGACTATAAATCGCAAACTGAATACAAAATGCAGACTAAAATGTTGTTTACCAGGGAAGATTTATTATCCTACTATTCTGATACAGGATCAAATAAGTATAGCAAGAGGGGAGCACAGATCTTAATGTCTCGTGATAGCCAGATTTCTACTTCTGATCTACTATCGGACCCTCAGGTTCGAACTACATCTTTAGATTATAGGACTGCGCCTAATGCGATTCTTTCAAACAACAATGCAATATCCAGCAATAAAGATTTTGCTATAAAACAAAGCAGATTTGACAATAGTATAGATGATAATATAGACGAGGGTAATGATACTGTCACTTCTGATGCTAATGTAAAGGGTAGTATCTATAGATTTGTTGCTGACGATGCTAGATCGTGGAAAACAATGAGAGCTACTGCACCAAAAGTCAGCGACCTAAAAAAAACGATGAATGAAAGAAATACTCTAAATAGTGTGAATAGAGATGGGTCCGTCCGGGGTTCTCAATCAGTGAAATCTCGCGTCACTAATATTACATTTTTATTAAGTGAATTAAAGACTTTTTCAGAGGACGCtaataaaatcaaagatcctgatgaagaaaatattgtcGGTCTAGATAAAATTGACGTTGCTAGATCAAATTCTCTGCGACTCGCACCAATATCTAGTCTTTCCGATCGAAGCAGCATCGGAAATAGAAGATCATTATTACAAAAAACGCCAGTCAATGAAGATCAATTCGACGACTTTAAAGACGCAAATGAAGACTTACATTCCTTGAGCTCAAGAGgtaaaatattttcttcgacCTGA
- the DML1 gene encoding Dml1p (similar to Saccharomyces cerevisiae DML1 (YMR211W); ancestral locus Anc_8.724) has translation MHEIITISVSQRANHLTTQFFNIQEYYLKLSKEEQVNESSIFLNPTIDKSSKTVSYTPRALLWDARTGNGSLGTYQYSETRDYHFGNEGEFKDETVIKTHPKIPKSEYQDALDAGIPPPALSKDNTKYWSDYSKLIYGPSSFNILKDWYHDVANPNQPDFQNLGERRFDRYSIGYDEFTENYLQNFFDGNLHTELEKCDTLQGLNLVTDVESGWGGFSSALLLELKNELPKKTVFSWGFNEKDPFIDEPSIKRLGKKWLPIISNKIRSTINIMQESDLYFPLYASPGLSNWETAGETCRILDSINATVSQNNLAQRKTMDYITTAVTLGDLSRNMVTGIVIGNNDYSFCSRMVPFKNSHTHNGHYTFSSSFIHRENREHRDDNISNSRGKPSEMSTHRYFPSDTIPPEFSNDCEFSLQLTSSEKSRDVFKHWNEFVMRYFKNDNDREELKNELSDYASAYESGWYEDEDSGDDDM, from the coding sequence ATGCACGAAATAATCACGATATCTGTTTCACAGAGGGCCAACCATTTAACCacccaatttttcaatatacAAGAGTACTATCTGAAACTgtccaaagaagaacaggTTAATGAATccagtatttttttgaatccCACTATAGacaaaagttcaaaaaccGTGTCTTATACGCCACGTGCTTTACTGTGGGATGCTCGTACAGGCAATGGTTCGTTAGGAACATATCAATACTCAGAAACCAGAGACTATCATTTCGGCAATGAGGGTGAATTCAAGGATGAAACAGTTATCAAGACTCACCCAAAAATACCTAAATCCGAATATCAAGATGCCTTAGATGCAGGAATACCGCCTCCCGCCTTAAGTAAAGATAATACAAAATACTGGTCGGATTACTCTAAACTAATCTATGGACCTTCAAgtttcaatattttgaaggatTGGTACCACGACGTTGCAAATCCAAATCAGCCTGACTTTCAGAACTTAGGGGAGCGAAGATTCGACAGATACTCTATCGGTTATGATGAATTTACCGAGAATTATCTgcaaaatttctttgatggaaATTTGCATAcagaattggaaaaatgtGACACTTTACAAGGGCTTAACCTTGTAACTGACGTCGAGAGTGGATGGGGGGGGTTTTCTAGCGCTTTGCTGCTGGAATTAAAGAACGAATTACCAAAAAAGACGGTCTTTTCATGGGGGTTTAATGAGAAAGATCCGTTTATAGACGAACCTTCTATAAAAAGGCTTGGCAAGAAATGGCTCCCAATTATTTCGAATAAAATTAGAAGTACAATAAATATAATGCAAGAATCTGATCTTTATTTCCCATTATACGCTTCCCCTGGGTTAAGCAACTGGGAAACTGCCGGTGAAACTTGCAGAATTCTGGACTCCATAAACGCAACAGTTTCTCAAAATAATCTTGCTCAAAGAAAGACAATGGATTACATTACCACAGCTGTAACCTTAGGTGATTTGTCAAGGAATATGGTAACCGGAATCGTCATCGGTAATAACGACTATTCATTCTGCTCACGAATGGTACCCTTCAAAAATAGCCATACGCACAACGGGCACTACACATTCTCGAGCAGTTTCATTCACAGAGAAAACCGAGAGCATCGAGATGATAATATCTCTAATTCCCGAGGTAAACCGAGTGAAATGTCAACACATAGGTATTTTCCATCTGATACGATACCGCCAGAGTTCTCCAATGATTGCGAGTTTTCTCTGCAATTAACTTCATCCGAAAAAAGTAGAGATGTATTCAAGCATTGGAATGAATTTGTAATGAGatacttcaaaaatgataatgatagaGAGGAATTAAAGAACGAACTTTCAGATTACGCGTCAGCGTATGAATCAGGATGGTACGAAGACGAAGATTCCGGCGACGATGATATGTGA
- the GAS3 gene encoding putative 1,3-beta-glucanosyltransferase (similar to Saccharomyces cerevisiae GAS3 (YMR215W); ancestral locus Anc_8.731), producing MQISKSVLLAALAATPSLVSAMFPIHIKNYRFIKPSSATNSESDNEIFFVKGVDYQPGGSSGYDAGSDTDILSDPEICARDAYAFQQLGVNTVRIYSLNPDLNHDKCMTIFNDAGIYAILDVNSGNYGESLNRADPSGTYDSLYLSRVFKFIDAFKDYPNMLGFFSGNEVINDQSDYAKIDPPYIRAVQRDMKQYIAKHANRSIPVGYSAADNTDLRLATFKYLQCNSLDGNKVNDNLDISRSDFFGLNTYEWCSGISDWQSSGYDKLNSTFEDAVIPLIFSEYGCNTKTPRTFDEVSEGLYGGLKGVFSGGLVYEYTEEANNFGLVKVDDSGSLTYKDDFANLESQLQNISLPATKESELSSDSIYKCDSSDIAKIYSGFGTNNFTLPSQPAEIANMINYGVNGTNTGKILTDYAVPTTFNYTVKNNKGDTVSATIFYDKANALNKLDATTTAVANAVSTSQSSSHSVNSSSSASSSVGSSTSSSSKSKGAANVVNVPIDQSGYLALFAGLISALL from the coding sequence ATGCAAATATCTAAGTCTGTGTTACTAGCAGCATTGGCTGCCACCCCATCTTTGGTGAGTGCCATGTTTCCCATCCATATCAAGAACTATAGGTTCATCAAGCCATCCTCTGCCACGAATAGCGAGTCCGATaacgaaatttttttcgtgAAAGGTGTCGATTACCAGCCAGGTGGGTCCTCCGGTTATGATGCCGGTTCTGATACAGACATTCTCTCTGACCCCGAAATCTGTGCCAGAGACGCCTACGCTTTCCAACAACTTGGGGTCAACACAGTAAGAATTTACTCTTTGAACCCTGATCTGAATCATGACAAGTGCATGACCATATTCAATGATGCCGGCATTTATGCCATTTTAGATGTCAATAGCGGAAATTACGGTGAGAGTTTGAACCGTGCCGACCCATCCGGTACCTATGACTCGCTGTACCTGTCAAGAGTTTTCAAGTTCATCGACGCTTTCAAGGACTATCCTAACATGCTAGGGTTCTTTTCCGGTAACGAAGTCATTAATGATCAAAGTGACTATGCAAAGATTGATCCTCCATACATTCGCGCCGTTCAAAGAGATATGAAACAGTATATTGCCAAACACGCAAACAGAAGCATCCCAGTTGGGTATTCCGCTGCTGACAATACGGATTTGAGATTAGCCACTTTCAAATATCTACAATGTAACTCCTTGGATGGCAACAAAGTCAATGACAATTTAGACATTTCTAGATCCGATTTTTTCGGTCTAAACACTTATGAATGGTGCTCCGGTATTTCTGATTGGCAATCTTCTGGCTACGACAAGCTGAACTCGacttttgaagatgctGTCATCCCATTAATCTTTTCCGAATACGGCTGTAATACAAAAACTCCAAGAACTTTTGATGAAGTCTCTGAAGGTTTGTATGGTGGTTTGAAGGGTGTCTTCTCGGGTGGGTTAGTCTATGAGTACACCGAAGAAGCTAACAATTTCGGGTTGGTCAAGGTTGATGATAGTGGTTCTTTAACTTATAAGGATGACTTTGCCAACTTAGAATCGCAACTGCAAAACATCTCATTACCAGCTACGAAGGAAAGCGAACTTTCTTCAGACTCCATCTACAAGTGTGACAGTAGCGACATCGCTAAAATTTACTCTGGCTTTGGCACAAATAATTTTACATTGCCTTCTCAACCGGCAGAGATTGCTAACATGATTAATTATGGTGTTAATGGTACCAATACAGGTAAAATTCTGACCGATTATGCTGTTCCAACTACGTTCAACTATACAGTTAAAAACAATAAAGGTGACACCGTCTCGGCTACTATTTTCTACGATAAAGCTAACGCATTGAACAAATTAGACGCCACAACTACAGCAGTTGCCAACGCAGTATCCACATCTCAATCGTCTTCTCATTCCGTTAATTCAAGTTCTAGTGCATCTTCAAGTGTCGGTTCTTCAACCTCAAGCAGCTCCAAAAGTAAAGGTGCTGCCAATGTTGTCAATGTTCCCATTGATCAATCTGGGTACCTTGCATTATTTGCAGGTTTGATCTCTGCTCTTTTGTAA